One Paenibacillus riograndensis SBR5 DNA segment encodes these proteins:
- a CDS encoding exodeoxyribonuclease III — protein sequence MTKLVSWNVNGLRACVSKGFMNYFKEAEADIFCVQETKLQEGQILLDLGEAYEQYWNYAVKKGYSGTAVFTKIKPLSVRYGMEVDSEPEGRMITLEFNGFYLVNVYTPNAKRDLTRLDYRMEWEDRFRSYLQELDKRKPVLVCGDLNVAHQEIDLKNAKANRGNSGFTDEERGKMTELLESGFIDSFRHLHPDQEGAYTWWSYMPKIRERNVGWRIDYFLASSRLAPQLKMAGIECNVMGSDHCPVVLQLEDTPQLSV from the coding sequence ATGACCAAGCTGGTGTCCTGGAATGTGAATGGGCTGAGAGCCTGCGTTAGCAAAGGCTTTATGAATTACTTCAAAGAGGCTGAGGCAGATATTTTTTGTGTGCAGGAGACTAAGCTTCAGGAGGGGCAGATTCTTCTGGATTTGGGAGAAGCGTATGAACAGTACTGGAATTATGCGGTGAAAAAAGGGTATTCGGGAACGGCTGTTTTTACAAAAATTAAGCCGCTCTCCGTAAGATACGGAATGGAAGTGGATTCGGAGCCTGAGGGGCGGATGATTACGCTGGAATTCAACGGCTTCTATCTGGTCAATGTCTATACTCCGAACGCGAAACGCGATTTGACGAGACTGGATTACAGAATGGAATGGGAGGACCGCTTCCGCAGCTACCTGCAGGAGCTGGATAAGCGCAAGCCTGTGCTGGTCTGCGGAGATTTGAATGTGGCCCATCAGGAGATCGATCTGAAGAATGCCAAGGCCAACCGTGGAAATTCAGGCTTTACGGATGAAGAGCGGGGCAAGATGACCGAACTCCTGGAGTCAGGCTTCATTGATTCGTTCAGACATTTGCATCCTGATCAGGAAGGGGCTTATACCTGGTGGTCCTATATGCCGAAGATCAGGGAGCGGAACGTGGGCTGGCGCATTGACTACTTCCTGGCCTCATCGCGTCTTGCACCGCAGCTTAAGATGGCGGGAATCGAGTGCAATGTAATGGGCAGCGATCATTGTCCGGTGGTTTTGCAGCTTGAGGATACACCGCAATTATCTGTGTAA
- a CDS encoding serine hydrolase domain-containing protein → MENLITRPLPRSLPEAQGISSAAISAFLKHMEKQRLGLHSFMLLRHGAVVAEAWWSPYRPELPHSLYSLSKSFTSTAIGLAVAEGLLTVEDKVVSFFPEDAPADISPNLANMNISHLLMMGTGHTEDTTSFMENSEDGNWVKAFLQLPVGKTPGTHFLYNTGATYMLSAILQKVSGLTLLEYLEPRLFAPLGIHNPAWTSCPRGINKGGYGLSVTTEDIAAFGQLYLQQGVWNNRQLLPKEWVAAAASKQIDNNDGSPGASSSDWSKGYGYQFWRCRHNAYRGDGAFGQFCIVMPEQDAVIAITSGGSDMQSILNGVWDILLPGMSMEPEAVESDPAAHAELAQLLAHLSIQPVQLQKASTLEETLNGKVYRLKDHPQQLASLALSFTATEAVLTLQGRYGEQTVKLGRGEWAESSAKILDHKNNLIMSSFTWTDENKLKMTLLLVETPFCLTFEVSVREDSIVLKQQFNVSMSAEDLEAEFIGRLA, encoded by the coding sequence ATGGAAAATCTAATTACCAGACCATTGCCAAGAAGCCTGCCGGAAGCGCAAGGGATTTCGTCAGCAGCAATTTCTGCTTTTCTCAAGCATATGGAGAAACAGCGATTGGGGCTGCACAGCTTCATGCTGCTGCGTCATGGGGCTGTCGTGGCGGAAGCCTGGTGGTCGCCTTATCGTCCGGAGCTGCCGCATTCATTATATTCACTCAGCAAAAGCTTCACCTCGACAGCTATAGGCCTGGCGGTGGCAGAGGGGCTTTTGACGGTGGAAGATAAAGTGGTGTCCTTTTTTCCCGAAGATGCGCCAGCCGACATCAGTCCCAATCTCGCAAACATGAATATCAGCCACCTGCTGATGATGGGAACCGGCCATACGGAGGACACCACCTCATTTATGGAGAACAGCGAAGACGGCAACTGGGTCAAAGCGTTCCTGCAGCTTCCGGTCGGGAAGACACCGGGGACCCATTTCCTTTACAACACTGGTGCTACGTATATGCTGTCTGCCATTCTGCAAAAAGTAAGCGGTCTCACTTTACTCGAATACCTGGAACCCCGCTTGTTTGCACCGCTGGGCATCCATAATCCGGCCTGGACCTCCTGTCCCCGTGGAATCAATAAAGGCGGATATGGATTAAGTGTCACTACCGAAGATATTGCAGCATTCGGACAGCTGTATTTGCAGCAGGGTGTGTGGAATAACCGGCAGCTGCTGCCCAAGGAATGGGTGGCCGCCGCCGCCTCCAAGCAAATCGACAATAATGACGGCAGCCCGGGGGCAAGCAGCAGCGATTGGTCTAAGGGCTATGGCTACCAGTTCTGGAGATGCCGCCATAATGCATACCGTGGTGACGGAGCTTTTGGCCAATTCTGCATCGTCATGCCGGAACAGGATGCTGTAATTGCCATAACCAGCGGCGGCAGTGATATGCAGAGTATTTTGAACGGAGTATGGGATATTCTGCTTCCCGGCATGAGCATGGAACCGGAGGCTGTGGAGAGTGATCCCGCTGCACATGCGGAGCTTGCTCAGCTCCTTGCCCATCTTAGCATACAGCCTGTGCAGCTGCAGAAGGCTTCAACGCTTGAGGAAACCCTGAACGGAAAAGTATACCGGTTGAAAGATCATCCGCAGCAGCTCGCTTCCCTGGCGCTTTCTTTTACCGCTACTGAGGCTGTGTTAACCTTACAAGGCAGGTACGGGGAACAGACGGTCAAGCTTGGCCGGGGCGAATGGGCAGAAAGCTCGGCCAAAATATTGGATCACAAAAATAACCTGATCATGTCAAGCTTCACCTGGACGGATGAGAATAAACTTAAGATGACTCTGCTGCTCGTGGAAACTCCCTTCTGTCTTACTTTTGAAGTGTCCGTCAGAGAAGACTCCATAGTCCTTAAACAACAGTTTAATGTTTCCATGTCCGCTGAGGATTTGGAAGCAGAATTCATCGGCCGCTTGGCATAG
- a CDS encoding VanZ family protein — protein sequence MFTLPFLVVQYRRHGYINKVRAVVLYLLLLYLLNAFYLIMLPMPASRHNAAPVGSIIQHVPLQFIQEIRRNSNIDPGNFLSYFSIFRQPDFLLAAFNVVLTVPFGLFLGYYFRTRWVMCILLSFGLSLLFEVTQITGIYGFFDHPYRIFDVDDLITNTLGGVLGYRIALWISALLPRIEQLDSKVDYSAKRVTYTRRGIAWMLDLPIWMIPFLTLHSWGMQGAYWITTAVYFVLLPCCTGGRTFGKWVVRISISGQDGRSRLWGLIVRYVLQYGVLIGANVFLTTPSTLTSLPSPWTGIPYSLVMLLDFMFLIHLIIRVFKRNPVLVYEQLSKTQSRITWPDKQQTSAENLVEDSI from the coding sequence GTGTTTACACTTCCTTTCCTTGTGGTTCAATACAGGCGGCATGGCTATATCAACAAGGTTCGGGCGGTTGTCCTGTATCTGCTGCTGCTCTATTTGCTGAACGCCTTCTATCTGATTATGCTTCCGATGCCGGCTTCAAGGCATAATGCAGCGCCTGTCGGCAGTATTATTCAGCATGTCCCGCTGCAATTCATCCAGGAAATCAGACGGAATTCCAATATCGATCCGGGGAATTTCCTTTCGTATTTCAGTATTTTCCGTCAGCCTGATTTCCTTCTGGCTGCGTTCAACGTGGTGCTGACTGTTCCGTTCGGCTTGTTCTTGGGCTATTATTTCCGGACACGGTGGGTGATGTGCATCCTGCTCTCCTTTGGGCTTTCCCTGCTCTTCGAGGTGACACAGATTACGGGGATATACGGATTTTTTGATCATCCTTACCGGATCTTCGATGTTGACGACTTGATCACCAACACCCTCGGGGGAGTTTTAGGTTACCGGATCGCGCTCTGGATATCCGCATTGCTGCCGCGTATCGAACAGCTTGACTCGAAGGTGGACTACTCTGCCAAAAGAGTCACGTATACACGCAGAGGCATTGCCTGGATGCTGGACCTGCCCATCTGGATGATACCGTTCCTGACGCTTCATTCGTGGGGGATGCAAGGGGCTTACTGGATTACTACAGCTGTGTATTTTGTTCTGCTGCCCTGTTGTACGGGCGGGCGGACTTTCGGCAAATGGGTCGTGCGCATCAGCATCAGCGGTCAAGACGGCCGCAGCCGCTTATGGGGCCTTATCGTAAGATATGTTCTTCAGTACGGGGTTCTGATCGGAGCAAATGTCTTTCTGACTACACCTTCTACTCTGACCAGCCTGCCCAGTCCATGGACAGGAATACCGTACAGCCTGGTAATGCTTCTGGACTTTATGTTCCTCATTCACCTCATCATCCGCGTCTTCAAGCGAAATCCGGTGCTGGTGTATGAACAGCTCAGCAAGACGCAAAGCCGGATCACCTGGCCTGACAAGCAGCAGACCTCAGCAGAGAATCTTGTGGAGGATTCTATATAA
- a CDS encoding response regulator transcription factor, whose translation MGTIVVVDDDLFILQLLSEYLRKEAYEVTSFSSGANLVEYVRSEEPECLILDIMMPGIDGLSLLTELRSFTEIPIIMISARGEESDRIHGLELGCSDFLSKPFNPRELVGRVKAMLRLYRMGNGASGDSAAPIKPDHICHAGNLKIYADYRRVTVDGTDISLTSREFELLLFLASHIERPFGREQLIQHVWNYDFFGDVRVVDDLVKRIRKKLAEHGSTLLINTVWGFGYKAAVSKI comes from the coding sequence GTGGGCACAATAGTGGTGGTAGACGATGACCTTTTCATTTTACAACTGCTCTCTGAATATTTGCGCAAGGAAGCCTATGAGGTGACTTCTTTTTCCAGCGGGGCGAATCTGGTGGAATATGTGCGCTCTGAAGAACCGGAATGTCTGATCCTGGATATCATGATGCCTGGTATTGACGGGCTGTCTTTGCTTACGGAATTGCGCTCGTTTACCGAGATTCCCATTATTATGATCTCCGCGCGCGGCGAAGAAAGCGACCGTATTCACGGGCTGGAGCTGGGCTGCAGCGATTTTCTGAGCAAGCCGTTTAATCCGCGGGAGCTGGTGGGGAGGGTGAAGGCGATGCTGCGCTTGTATAGAATGGGAAATGGCGCCTCAGGCGATTCCGCAGCTCCAATCAAGCCGGATCATATCTGCCATGCCGGAAATCTGAAGATTTATGCCGATTACCGCCGGGTTACCGTAGATGGGACAGATATCAGCCTGACCTCGCGTGAATTCGAGCTGCTGCTGTTTTTGGCGTCGCATATTGAGCGGCCGTTCGGCCGGGAGCAGCTTATCCAGCATGTATGGAATTACGATTTCTTCGGGGATGTCCGTGTTGTGGATGATCTTGTCAAAAGAATCCGTAAAAAGCTGGCCGAGCACGGCTCCACACTTCTGATTAATACGGTCTGGGGCTTCGGCTACAAAGCGGCCGTGAGCAAAATATAA